One stretch of Punica granatum isolate Tunisia-2019 chromosome 5, ASM765513v2, whole genome shotgun sequence DNA includes these proteins:
- the LOC116209365 gene encoding tryptophan synthase beta chain 1-like, with protein MTCNVQNYVLLTNKIYTKRTQASNPERSRSLPSASSFRVVCAVEEQTSTSTSIALNRISMPLDMEISEEKKKKKSLGEVGGGKFGRYGGKYVPETLITCLAKLEAEFNLVLHDPDFQAELTMALRDYVGRETPLYFAKRLTNHYKDEYGEGPEIYIKREDLNHGGSHKMNNAIAQAMIAKRMGRTSVMASTGAGQHGVATAAACAKLSLKCTVFMGTTDMEKQSSNVLLMNLLGAEVKPVKGNFKDASSQAIREWVGSLETSYYLTGTVVGPHPCPSMVREFQSVIGKETRTQAMEKWGGKPDVLVACVGSGSNALGFFHEFVEDQDVRLIGVEAAGFGLDSGKHAATLARGEVGVYHGAMSYLLQDSEGQIQRPHSVGVGLEYPGVSPELSFLKDNGRAEFYTATDKEAIEAYERLCRLEGIFPALEAAHAFAYLEKLCPTLPNGTRVVVNCSGRGYKDAARVFDILGHPS; from the exons atGACTTGCAATGTTCAGAACTATGTTTTGCTCacgaataaaatatatactaaaaGAACACAGGCTTCCAATCCCGAGAGATCAAGATCATTACCATCAGCTAGTAGTTTTCGGGTCGTCTGTGCTGTGGAAGAGCAAACGTCAACGTCGACGAGTATCGCTCTGAACAGGATCAGTATGCCTTTGGACATGGAAATTAgtgaggagaagaagaagaagaagagtttGGGAGAAGTGGGAGGAGGTAAGTTTGGGAGGTACGGGGGGAAGTATGTGCCCGAAACTCTCATCACTTGCCTCGCCAAGCTTGAAGCTGAGTTCAATTTGGTTCTTCATGATCCCGACTTTCAG GCTGAGCTCACGATGGCATTGAGAGACTACGTGGGGCGGGAGACGCCCTTATACTTCGCTAAGCGGCTCACCAATCACTACAAGGACGAGTATGGGGAAGGGCCCGAGATATATATTAAGAGAGAGGATCTAAACCACGGTGGGTCCCACAAGATGAATAACGCCATCGCACAGGCGATGATAGCAAAGCGGATGGGGCGGACGAGCGTGATGGCATCCACTGGGGCCGGCCAGCATGGTGTGGCCACCGCTGCCGCTTGCGCAAAGCTTTCTCTGAAGTGTACGGTCTTCATGGGAACCACTGATATGGAGAAACAATCTTCTAATGTGCTCTTAATGAATCTTCTAGGAGCTGAG GTAAAACCCGTCAAAGGAAACTTCAAGGATGCAAGTTCACAGGCCATAAGGGAATGGGTTGGGAGCTTGGAGACAAGCTACTACCTAACCGGAACGGTGGTGGGCCCTCATCCATGCCCTAGCATGGTCAGGGAGTTCCAGTCAGTGATAGGAAAGGAGACGAGAACGCAGGCGATGGAGAAGTGGGGAGGGAAGCCCGATGTGCTTGTGGCCTGTGTGGGGAGCGGCTCAAACGCCCTAGGGTTCTTCCACGAGTTCGTCGAGGACCAAGATGTTAGGCTGATTGGGGTGGAAGCAGCCGGGTTTGGGCTCGACAGCGGAAAGCATGCCGCAACCCTAGCAAGAGGAGAGGTGGGCGTGTACCATGGAGCCATGAGCTACTTGTTGCAAGACAGCGAGGGCCAAATACAACGGCCTCACTCCGTCGGAGTAGG GCTAGAGTATCCAGGGGTTAGCCCAGAGCTTAGCTTTCTCAAGGACAATGGACGAGCCGAATTTTACACTGCCACTGATAAGGAAGCCATAGAGG CATACGAACGGTTGTGCAGGCTAGAAGGGATATTCCCGGCTCTAGAGGCAGCCCATGCATTTGCGTATCTGGAGAAACTTTGTCCAACACTTCCCAATGGCACCAGGGTAGTTGTGAATTGCAGCGGTCGCGGATATAAGGATGCTGCCAGAGTCTTCGACATCCTAGGCCACCCTAGCTAA
- the LOC116206922 gene encoding cytochrome P450 77A2 codes for MDLLDILILVFTALLLCLWWRYSSTNVAKNLPPGPRGWPLVGNLAQVILQRRAFIFVVRDLRKKYGPIFTMQMGQRKLVIVTSSELIHEALVKRGPQFATRPPDSPIRLIFSVGKCAINSAMYGPLWRTLRRNFANELVNPMRIRQCGWIRRWAMENHMERLRREALEKGFVEVMSNCRLTICSILICLCFGAKISEDQIKNIESVLKEVMLMTAPNIPDFFPILTPIFTRQLRAAKDLRKQQMDCLVPLIQARKAFLEDSSGGGGDIEMASPVGAAYVDSLLALKPPGREGDCLGEEELVTLCSEVISAGTDTSATTLEWALLHLVQEQEIQEKLYKEIVGRAGRNGPITEEDVENMAYLGAVVKETFRRHPPSHFLLSHAVTEETELGGYTIPADANVEFYTAWVTEDPALWKGPDEFRPDRFLDGDGVDADVTGAKGVRMLPFGAGRRICPGMTLGTLHVHLMLARMVQAFKWFPVPDDPPDPTETFAFTVVMKNPLKAVIVPRFSCR; via the exons ATGGACCTTCTGGATATCCTCATACTGGTCTTCACCGCGCTCCTCCTCTGCTTGTGGTGGCGGTACTCCTCCACCAATGTCGCCAAGAACCTCCCCCCGGGTCCACGGGGGTGGCCGCTCGTGGGAAACCtggcccaagtcatcctccagcGCCGGGCCTTCATCTTCGTCGTTCGTGATTTACGGAAAAAGTATGGCCCCATCTTCACCATGCAAATGGGCCAGCGTAAGCTGGTCATAGTGACAAGCTCAGAGCTCATCCACGAAGCCCTCGTGAAGCGTGGCCCGCAGTTCGCAACTCGGCCACCCGACTCGCCTATCCGTCTGATCTTCAGCGTGGGGAAATGTGCCATCAACTCCGCCATGTATGGTCCCCTATGGCGCACCCTTCGCCGGAACTTTGCCAACGAGCTG GTAAACCCGATGAGAATCAGACAGTGTGGATGGATCCGAAGGTGGGCAATGGAGAACCACATGGAGAGGCTGAGGAGAGAAGCCCTAGAGAAGGGTTTTGTTGAGGTTATGAGCAACTGTAGGCTCACTATCTGTAGCATTCTCATATGCCTATGTTTCGGTGCAAAGATCTCCGAGGATCAAATTAAGAACATCGAGAGCGTGCTCAAGGAGGTGATGCTTATGACTGCCCCGAATATCCCTGACTTCTTCCCCATTCTGACACCGATTTTCACCCGCCAGCTGAGGGCAGCGAAGGATCTGAGGAAGCAGCAGATGGATTGCCTGGTCCCGCTCATACAAGCCAGAAAAGCCTTCTTGGAGGATAGCAGTGGCGGCGGAGGGGATATCGAGATGGCAAGCCCAGTGGGGGCGGCCTATGTGGACTCACTCCTTGCCCTCAAGCCACCGGGGAGAGAAGGTGATTGCCTTGGAGAGGAGGAGCTTGTCACATTGTGTTCCGAGGTCATCAGTGCGGGGACTGACACAAGCGCTACGACCCTCGAGTGGGCCTTGCTCCACCTTGTCCAAGAACAAGAGATCCAAGAGAAGCTATATAAGGAAATTGTGGGCCGAGCAGGGAGGAACGGCCCGATCACCGAGGAGGACGTGGAGAATATGGCCTACCTAGGAGCGGTGGTGAAGGAGACTTTTCGACGCCACCCCCCAAGCCACTTCCTCCTGTCGCATGCGGTGACCGAGGAGACGGAGCTGGGTGGCTACACAATCCCAGCAGATGCTAATGTGGAGTTCTACACTGCATGGGTGACTGAAGACCCGGCCCTGTGGAAAGGGCCAGATGAGTTCAGGCCCGATAGGTTCCTAGATGGGGACGGCGTTGATGCGGACGTCACTGGAGCCAAAGGGGTCAGAATGTTGCCCTTTGGCGCAGGTCGTAGGATTTGTCCTGGGATGACTCTAGGCACGCTCCATGTTCACTTGATGCTAGCCAGGATGGTCCAGGCTTTCAAATGGTTTCCGGTTCCCGACGACCCACCCGACCCAACAGAGACCTTTGCCTTCACCGTCGTGATGAAAAATCCCCTCAAGGCAGTTATCGTCCCTAGGTTTAGTTGCCGCTAG